TCCACACGCGCGCGTGAGCGACCTGACCGTGGGCGAGCGCCAGCAACTGGAAATCGTGCGCCTATTGGCCAACGGCGCCAGCACCCTCATCCTCGACGAGCCGACCACCGGCATCTCAGCAACACAAAAAACGCTGCTCTTCGATGCGCTGCGCCAACTAGCGCAGGAGGGCAAATCCATCATCTTCGTCTCGCACAAGCTCGAAGATGTGGAAGCGCTGTGCGATTGCGTCACCGTGATGCGCCGGGGACGGGTGGTGGGCGATCTGAACCTGCGCCCTTACCGCGCGAACGGTCAAGACGCGCACGGGCCAACCGATCAGCAGTTTGAAGTCACGGCGCGCATCGTCGAGATGATGTTCGGCAAAGAGTTGGCCATGCCCGTCAAGCCGGCGACGCACCAGGACGAAGTCATCCTCAGGTTGGATGGCCTCGTCTTGCGCAGCGACCGGCTGGAGATGCGCATCGAGCATTTGGCCGTGCAACGTGGCGAGGTGATCGGCATCGCCGGCTTGGAAGGGAGCGGACAGCAACTCTTCTTGCTGACTTGCGCCGGCCTCGAACATCCGGCTGCCGGCTCGATCCACGTCGGCGGGCGCGACCTGACGCACAAGCCCTACAGCGACTTCGTGAAAGCCGGCGTGTGCTACCTGCCCGCCGACCGGCTGCGCGAGGGGTTGATCAACGGCCTGAGCATCCAAGAGCACGTCGCGCTGCGCATGTCGAACAAGGGCATTTTCATTGATCGCGCGGCTGCAGCGCAGGAAGCCGAGCGCGCCATCGCCACGTTCAACATCCGCGGCCGGCCGGACACGGCCGTCGAGCGGCTCTCCGGCGGCAACCAGCAGCGCACCCAACTGGCGCTGATGCCCTCTCCGCTCAACGTGCTGCTCATGGAGCATCCCACGCGCGGCCTGGACATCGAATCCACGCTGTGGGTGTGGCAGCAGCTCATTGCACGCTGCAACCAAGGCACGGCGATCTTGTTCGCATCGTCCGACCTGGACGAGATCGTGCAATACAGCGACCGCGTCATCGTGTTCAGCGGCGGACGCATCTCGCCGCCGATCGCCGCCGCAGCGCTGACCGCCGACTCGCTGGGGCAGATGATCGGCGGCCGATTCTGATTCGCCTGTGAAAATCTGGAGAATCTAATGGAAGGCACCGCAGCGCCCCAGACGATGACCACGCCGGCGCATATTGCCGGCCTGCCGCCGGCGTTCTACCGCATCGGCGCGTTCGTCATCTCGCTCATCCTCGTTGCGTTCATCATCTTGATCTCCGGCGCTTCGCCCACAACGGTGATCGGCAGCATGGTGAGCGGCGCGTTGGGCAATGCCGACCAGATCGGGCGCGTGATCGCCACGCTCTCGCCGTTGTTGCTCTGCGCCGCCGGCCTGGTCTACACGTTCAACGCAGGTCTATACAACCTAGGCGTCGAAGGACAAATCACATTCG
The window above is part of the Candidatus Roseilinea sp. genome. Proteins encoded here:
- a CDS encoding ABC transporter; the encoded protein is MNVELRHIHKHFGSVHANDDVSLTVEAGTIHGLLGENGAGKSTLVKILSGFITRDSGEIVLGGQPAHIQSPADALRYGIGMLHQDPLDFPPLTAIENFMAGSPTTPVLLNARAAERNFRALCRQFHFDLDPHARVSDLTVGERQQLEIVRLLANGASTLILDEPTTGISATQKTLLFDALRQLAQEGKSIIFVSHKLEDVEALCDCVTVMRRGRVVGDLNLRPYRANGQDAHGPTDQQFEVTARIVEMMFGKELAMPVKPATHQDEVILRLDGLVLRSDRLEMRIEHLAVQRGEVIGIAGLEGSGQQLFLLTCAGLEHPAAGSIHVGGRDLTHKPYSDFVKAGVCYLPADRLREGLINGLSIQEHVALRMSNKGIFIDRAAAAQEAERAIATFNIRGRPDTAVERLSGGNQQRTQLALMPSPLNVLLMEHPTRGLDIESTLWVWQQLIARCNQGTAILFASSDLDEIVQYSDRVIVFSGGRISPPIAAAALTADSLGQMIGGRF